The genomic window GATAGGGTATAGGTAGGTAAACAATGCCGTCCAAAGATGCGTGGAGTTAGTGCGAGTGACTGCGGCGCTTAAGGCGTTTAATGGGATGACTCGCGCTCGCGTATATGACTATAATTTGGCGTGCGATTCCAAGAGGGCTGAGCATCGACAGATATAGACCCCGCAGTCCATCCCTGGAGACTGGCAGATATAATGAGGCGGAGGAAATCAATTCATCGACATCCGCCCAAGACCCCCAGTATAAGCTACCGACGGGTTGACAGCGTTTGGGGAAGGCTCCCAACAAACAAGGAAGTCGATAGACGTCCACCAGCGTCGCGTACCAGCAGTCAGGGTCCAGTTTAGGGCAAATGCGCCGGGTTTGAGGCCTTATGTCGGAGATCCCGGGACGACACCAGGCCCCAAGAAGAAAGATTGTCTCAATTGAGGGGATGTTTGCACTATTCGCTCCCGCAAGCTCGGAAGACTTGCGGTTTTATTGGGTTAAAACCAAGGTTCACAGGCTAGCGGTCTGTATCACCTCGTCTAGCCTTGAATCGACCCAGCCCAGCTACATACGAGGAGTTTGCTGTTGAGGGTGGCAGGCAGGCGGGCGGGCGGGTTGCTCACTGTACTACCGCGAACAGCCCTGGTGGCGGCCTTGtcgatggttttttttttgtgctttCTGTTTTCAATTCAGTCCAGGTCATGTCCGGGCGGACAATGATGATGGCGGGGATGCCGGGGATGCCGGGGAGAAGGACGTGTCGCGATTCAGGGTTTCAGCTTTTGTGTGTGGTGCGTGCCTCTACAATTGAAATCAAAGCGCGAGCAATGATGCCAATGAGTCGCTCGAGACCTTTCATCTCCGCAGACAGCTGTCTGTCTGTACCTTTAGGCTgccaccccaagcttgcTTGGCTCAGGGTCGGCTTTCTGGGTGGGaactgcggctgctgcagggAACGGATAACGGAACCAAAAATAGCACTTTCAGATTGGCTCATTCAAGGGTTGCGAATGGTCCGGGTTTCTCTGTTGTGTGTCTCCATTTCCTCATCTCTCACTCTTTCTCCCTTGCTGCAGGAGGGGCGGCTCGGGTGCTCATGGGATTGGTGGTACTGGAGTTGAAGGATGCTTGGCATCTGGGTTAGGGTTGTTATACTAGCATCTCCCGTTGCTTAATAGGGGGAGGAATAATTAAGTATTGAGATGGAACCGATCATGTACAGATGTTGTACGGAGTGTTGTAAGCGTGCTTCTACATGTGAGATCAAAATACCCGCAATATTCAACTGCCCAGTCCTGTGTGGGTCGTGTTGATTTTATTGCAAATAATGCAGCAACGGTTGAACATGCCGCCCCACCCTAGACTCGAGTCAGTCAACGACGCCAAATCACATGTAAAATGAGAGAGCTACTGTAGGACAGtgtagtaggtacctacgacCTAATCACCACCCACCGGTGCTGGCCTTACTTGACAATAGAGGTGCCCTCCACTGCGAGCAGCTGAAACTCGGTCAGCAGCAGCCTTAACTTCAAAATTACGTTTTCTGAAGAACCAATGAATGAAACCGTTCTAGGGACTGTTATAGATACCTAtaagctttttttcttcttcttcaagaTTAGACAATTGGACTAATACAAACCACAGTTTGTAAAGGTAGTTGGATCACCGGTATATTGTCGGCCAAGGCACAGATACAGAGAACCCAGCAGACACAATAGTAATGCATGTTGGCATTGATCTGACGCGATTTAGGCTCATGAAATCGGCTCTTGAGTTCCATGTGCGCAACTGCATGAACGCAGCCGACTACGTTATGCCGAAGCCGGGGAAGTGGAGCAGCGCCAACAAGCTGACTTGGTGCCCCTAGATTGGACCTCGGTTTGAACTGGAACGCCCGGCCCTTGGTGCCAGACCAAGATAGACATTGGCTGGAGGGGCACGTCACAGACACATGCCATTAAACAGGAGATTCAAATATGTTGACATCGTTTGCTGCACTCCCAGCAGCCATGCCGGGCAAAGTTGTAACGCACTGGGTTTTACAGATATTTTGACTCGCTTTTCCTGTTTGCTCTTGGTATcagccaacaaaaaaaaaaagaaaacagactTCACTCGCTCTCTAGTTCCACAACAAAAGGATTAAgaatattcttttttttcttgggtttCGACAGCTCGGTGACACTATTTCATCTCACGATATTAGAACTGCAGTGGTAGTATAACAAAGTGCAGGTCGAGACTCGAACCGTTGTCTACCCACAAAGATGGTTGCCGCTTCGAAGCCCGTCATCCCTCAGAACGACAATGTCGCTCACGCACTTGCCGGTGCAGGAGGGGGTCTCCTATCCATGATCCTCACGTACGTCTGATAATATGTGGCTAgacttttgcttcttgacACCCCTCGCACGCGCGCGACGGAGCGCTAAGAATTCGCGATTGGCGTCTCGTCTATGGACTCCCAATTACAAACTGACAATCACAGCTGACATTTTTCTGCGAGATTTTCTTTAGGTATCCTCTGATAACCATCTCCACCCGCGCGCAGGTAGAGGCCAAGCAGGCCGACTCCAAAAAGAAAGCCGGCGCGTTCCTCGATGCCATCCGCACCATCGTCGCCCGCGAGGGGGCTTCTGGCCTGTACGCCGGCCTCTCGTCAGCCCTCTTCGGCATCACCGTCACCAACTTTGTCTACTACTACTGGTACGAGTGGACGCGCGCCTTTTTCGAAAAGGCCGCCGTGCGCGCCGGCCGCGCCTCGAGCAAGCTGACCACGGTCGAGTCCATGCTGGCCGGCGCCCTCGCCGGGTCCGCCACCGTCCTCATCACGAACCCCATCTGGGTCGTCAACACACGCATGACCACGCGGAAACAGCAGGTCGCGCGGGCTTCCGACGATGAAAAGGCCGCAGAAGAGGGCCTGGCCGACGGGGCAGACAAGGCGGAGACGAGCGTCGTCAAGGGGCCCAAGGTCGAGCCCGCGCCGGGGACCATGGCCACGCTGCTGGCGCTGTTGAGGCACGAGGGTCCCCAGGCGCTGTTCCGTGGCGTCATGCCGGCGCTGGTTCTCGTTATCAACCCCATCCTTCAGTACACGCTGTTCGAGCAGCTCAAGAATACGGTCGAGAAGAGGCGCCGTGTCACACCTACTGTCGCCTTCTTCCTAGGTGCTCTAGGCAAGCTGTTTGCGACCTCGATCACGTACCCATACATTACTGTCAAGAGCCAAATGCACGTCGCCGACAATGGAAGGAAAGAAGGCATGACGGAGGCTATGAGGAGAGTGATTAAAGAGGAGGGATATTCTGGTCTGTACAAGGGCAAGTATTGTCTGTTGATTTTCTGTTTCTATGGCACGGTTTCTTTTGCTAACATATGTCCTGTGTCTTGTAACAGGAATTGGTCCCAAGGTCAGCCAGAGCGTGTTGACTGCAGCCTTCCTTTTCGCTTTCAAAGACGTTCTTTATGAACAGACTGTTAAGCTCCGCGGTACAGTAGCGAGGAAGTAGCTTTGATTGTCAAGTTTAGAAATAAAGCGTGCTATGTCAATATACTGCCTTCTATCATCATGCCATTCAGCCGTTGATTCTTCCAATTCGCGCATCCGTATTCTTTGATCGATGTAAAGAGTCTGCAGGACCCCTTGCCGTGTCAAAATGTGGCCATTCAGTATTAAATCGTCGCCGGTTCATCTACCTTACTAAGTGCGGTGTTTGCCTGATATCGTCTTTGTAGCTCGTATGGGTGTGGCATGGTGTGCCACGACTTCCTGCACCATTCTGAGCTAGCTTGCCGCTGTCGACACTGGTTCCGGCCGTTGAGAAAACACCAGCTTGTATCTCACAACCTCAACAACTTCGAGCTCGTCCCCACCACTGTCCTGCATCTcgacctcgtcgtcatccaaATCACCCGTCCTCCGCCTTCGAATGATGGCGACGGGTCTCGGAAGCTTCTTGATCTCGCCCGTGAGCCTCTGGTTGGTCCCGACGTACAGGTATACACGCTTCATCCACGACCCGCCATCCTCCGACTTGCCGGCCACGTATTCTGGAAAATCGAGCCGGCCGACCTGCGTGatggccccggccgtgagcTCACTCGCCGATCCCTCGCCTGTGTTGATTGAGCCCTGGAGCTCGAGCAGTGCAAGTCCTGTGGGCGTATGTAGGACGGGGGGCAGCGGATTATGAGGTGGCTTTGTCAAAGGTTGGCGGGGGTGGAGGGTTGCTGttgacatttttttttttggctgctCTTGTTGTGATGTACTAGTAAATGCGCCGATGTCGACGACAAGCCAAGTCGTCAATCAATTCTTATAGTCAGTTGTTTTGGGGGAGATGCGGTGCAATTCTTGATTTTGGGCATGTGTTTCCTTCCTTGCGAAATTGCTCGCTGTAAGATAATTGCGGCAAATCTCATCTGTGGTCGATTGATAAAAACGACATTTTCGAAATCACAGTTCAGCGGGTAATTCAGATTCTAACACACGTCTTTCATTCTACGACCTTGTAATCCTTGGTCGTTTCCCTTTTCATATTCTGTCGCACAGTCTCTGATTGACATgtgtttttcctttttttttccctctttttttcctcgacGCATTCAACGGAATTTGCTCTCAACATCAAAACACGGCACCGTTTAGGAGAGTTATGGGCAACTATTAATCATTATTATTTATAGTTATGCGAGGAATTAGAGGCCACCGCAATCCCGACAGTGAAAAATATCATGTATACAACACAGCTCGTCGTCGCACGCGCCTCATCCAAACATAaccctttccttttttttttcctcggtGTCGAGCCAACACCAATGTGCACTTACTGCACACTGAAGCGGTAGCTGGCCTGCACGACGTAAGGGTCGTCGCCGGGGCCAAAGATCTGCTTCTTTTGACGT from Pyricularia oryzae 70-15 chromosome 4, whole genome shotgun sequence includes these protein-coding regions:
- a CDS encoding peroxisomal membrane protein PMP47A, giving the protein MVAASKPVIPQNDNVAHALAGAGGGLLSMILTYPLITISTRAQVEAKQADSKKKAGAFLDAIRTIVAREGASGLYAGLSSALFGITVTNFVYYYWYEWTRAFFEKAAVRAGRASSKLTTVESMLAGALAGSATVLITNPIWVVNTRMTTRKQQVARASDDEKAAEEGLADGADKAETSVVKGPKVEPAPGTMATLLALLRHEGPQALFRGVMPALVLVINPILQYTLFEQLKNTVEKRRRVTPTVAFFLGALGKLFATSITYPYITVKSQMHVADNGRKEGMTEAMRRVIKEEGYSGLYKGIGPKVSQSVLTAAFLFAFKDVLYEQTVKLRGTVARK